The following proteins are co-located in the Streptococcus anginosus genome:
- a CDS encoding HDIG domain-containing metalloprotein, with amino-acid sequence MLYKEDKEYMEHVGQLIAQPRVQKLKTITHHIYSNRLEHSIHVSYTSYKIAKKLGWDAKSTARGGLLHDMFYYDWRETKFNKSHAWVHPRLAVRNARKVTNLNKVEEDIIIKHMWGATVAPPRYKEGYIVTMVDKYWAIKEAMAPVRKRMAKRRLFHRKMLKS; translated from the coding sequence ATGCTTTATAAAGAAGACAAAGAGTATATGGAGCATGTTGGACAATTGATTGCTCAACCACGCGTCCAGAAATTAAAAACCATAACACACCATATTTATTCCAATCGTTTGGAACATTCGATTCATGTTAGTTATACGAGCTATAAAATTGCTAAAAAATTAGGTTGGGATGCAAAAAGTACCGCGCGTGGAGGTCTTTTGCACGATATGTTTTATTATGATTGGCGAGAAACGAAATTCAATAAAAGTCATGCTTGGGTACATCCTCGTTTAGCAGTACGAAATGCACGGAAAGTAACCAATTTAAATAAAGTAGAAGAAGACATCATTATCAAACATATGTGGGGTGCAACAGTAGCACCACCACGGTATAAAGAAGGCTATATTGTCACTATGGTGGATAAATACTGGGCAATCAAGGAAGCCATGGCGCCAGTTCGGAAAAGAATGGCTAAAAGAAGACTTTTCCATCGAAAAATGTTAAAATCGTAA
- the greA gene encoding transcription elongation factor GreA translates to MAEKTYPMTLEEKEKLEKELEELKLVRRPEVVERIKIARSYGDLSENSEYEAAKDEQAFVEGQISSLETKIRYAEIVNSDAVAQDEVAIGKTVTIQEVGETDEEVYMIVGAAGADAFAGKVSNESPIGQALIGKKTGDTATVETPVGSYDVKILKVEKTA, encoded by the coding sequence ATGGCAGAAAAAACTTATCCCATGACCCTTGAAGAAAAGGAAAAACTTGAAAAAGAATTAGAAGAACTTAAATTAGTTCGTCGTCCAGAAGTGGTAGAACGTATTAAAATTGCTCGCTCTTATGGAGACTTATCAGAAAATAGTGAGTATGAAGCAGCCAAAGATGAGCAGGCTTTTGTTGAAGGACAAATCTCAAGTCTGGAAACTAAGATTCGTTACGCTGAAATTGTAAATAGCGATGCAGTGGCACAAGATGAAGTTGCTATCGGTAAGACCGTTACGATTCAAGAAGTTGGTGAAACGGATGAAGAAGTCTATATGATTGTGGGTGCAGCAGGAGCAGATGCTTTTGCTGGAAAGGTTTCTAATGAAAGTCCTATTGGACAAGCTCTAATTGGCAAGAAAACAGGCGATACTGCTACAGTTGAAACACCTGTGGGCAGTTATGATGTAAAAATCCTAAAAGTCGAAAAAACAGCTTAA
- a CDS encoding 8-oxo-dGTP diphosphatase: MSRKSQVILTNMCLIEDDQNRIVMQIRDPKMYSWSGAALPGGHIEEKESLHQAVVREIYEETGLTIHHPRLVGMKHWYTAEGIRYLVFLYRTNEFSGHLRSSEEGEVRWVAREELDTLELAYDLKNLLRIFDDKSLSELFYSERLENDFVREFW, from the coding sequence ATGTCCCGTAAATCTCAAGTAATTTTAACTAATATGTGTCTGATTGAAGACGATCAGAATCGCATTGTCATGCAGATTCGTGACCCCAAGATGTATTCTTGGTCAGGAGCAGCTTTACCTGGTGGACATATAGAAGAAAAGGAGAGCCTCCACCAAGCAGTTGTGCGTGAAATTTATGAAGAAACGGGACTAACAATCCATCATCCTAGACTGGTTGGTATGAAACATTGGTACACGGCAGAAGGCATTCGTTATCTGGTCTTTCTTTATCGCACAAATGAATTTTCAGGACATCTCCGCTCATCAGAAGAAGGTGAAGTTAGGTGGGTGGCGCGTGAAGAGTTGGATACCCTCGAATTGGCTTATGATTTAAAAAATTTGCTACGTATTTTTGATGACAAGTCATTGTCAGAATTGTTTTATAGTGAACGCTTAGAAAATGATTTTGTCCGTGAATTTTGGTAA
- a CDS encoding diaminopimelate decarboxylase encodes MKEPFLSCEKLAEITAQFPTPFHLYDEKGIRETARALQEAFSWNQGFKEYFAVKATPNPSILKILKDEGCGVDCASYVELLMSQKVGFSGNDMMFSSNDTPAKEMQFARELGATINLDAYEDVAFLQEVASIPEVISCRYNPGGVFELGTDIMDSPEEAKFGMTKEQLIQAFKDLKKLGVKKFGIHALLASNTVTNHYYPELAHQLFELAVEIVAETNVDLDFINLSGGVGVPYRPEEKANDILAIGQGVRRVYEEILTPAGLGKVKIFTELGRFMLAPHGLLVTKVLHKKKTYRTYIGVDASAVNLLRPAMYGAYHHITNMDHPDGQTEIVDVVGSLCENNDKFAIQRKLPITNIGDTLAIHDTGAHGFSMGYQYNAKLRSAEILLEEDGSVRMIRRAEIPEDYFATLYGFDFEK; translated from the coding sequence ATGAAAGAACCATTTCTTAGTTGCGAAAAGTTAGCTGAAATCACTGCTCAATTTCCAACTCCATTTCATTTGTATGATGAGAAAGGAATTCGTGAGACAGCTCGCGCGCTTCAGGAAGCCTTTTCTTGGAATCAAGGATTTAAAGAGTATTTTGCAGTAAAGGCAACTCCGAATCCGTCTATTTTGAAAATCTTGAAAGATGAAGGCTGTGGAGTAGATTGCGCCAGCTATGTAGAACTTTTGATGAGCCAAAAAGTAGGCTTTTCAGGAAATGACATGATGTTTTCGTCCAATGACACGCCTGCAAAAGAAATGCAATTTGCGCGTGAATTGGGAGCTACTATCAATCTTGATGCTTATGAAGATGTTGCATTTTTACAGGAAGTGGCGAGCATTCCAGAAGTTATTTCTTGTCGCTATAATCCAGGCGGTGTGTTTGAATTGGGAACAGATATTATGGATTCTCCAGAAGAAGCCAAATTCGGGATGACCAAAGAGCAGCTTATTCAAGCTTTTAAAGATTTAAAAAAGTTGGGCGTTAAAAAATTTGGGATTCATGCCTTATTGGCTTCTAACACTGTTACGAATCATTATTATCCTGAATTAGCCCATCAGCTATTTGAATTAGCCGTTGAGATTGTGGCTGAGACCAATGTGGACTTGGATTTTATCAATCTTTCAGGCGGAGTAGGCGTTCCTTACCGTCCAGAAGAAAAAGCAAATGACATTTTAGCGATTGGACAAGGAGTTCGTCGAGTTTATGAGGAAATTTTAACACCTGCAGGCTTAGGAAAGGTTAAAATTTTTACGGAACTGGGACGTTTTATGCTGGCCCCTCATGGATTATTGGTGACGAAAGTATTGCATAAAAAGAAGACTTACCGCACTTACATTGGTGTAGATGCTTCAGCAGTGAACCTGCTGCGTCCCGCCATGTATGGTGCTTATCATCATATTACAAATATGGATCACCCAGACGGACAGACAGAAATAGTGGATGTGGTCGGCAGTCTTTGCGAAAACAATGATAAATTTGCCATTCAGCGCAAACTGCCGATTACCAATATTGGAGATACCTTAGCGATTCACGATACAGGAGCGCACGGTTTTTCAATGGGCTATCAGTATAATGCCAAACTTCGTTCAGCTGAGATTTTACTGGAAGAAGACGGCAGTGTGCGAATGATTCGGCGTGCTGAAATACCGGAGGATTACTTCGCAACTTTGTATGGCTTTGATTTTGAAAAATAG
- the racE gene encoding glutamate racemase, giving the protein MDNRPIGFLDSGVGGLTVVRELMRQLPHEEVIYIGDSARAPYGPRPADQIREYTWQLVQFLLTKNVKMIVLACNTATAVVWEEIKEKLDIPVLGVILPGASAAIKASQHGKIGIIGTPMTIQSDIYRQKIERLLPEVEVTSLSCPKLVPLVESNELSSSITKKVVYESLMPLKGKVDTLVLGCTHYPLLKPVIQNVMGPTVKLIDSGAECVRDISVLLNYFEINHSREGEFPQHRFFTTANAKSFAEIAETWLNKEINVEHVTL; this is encoded by the coding sequence ATGGATAATCGACCAATTGGTTTTTTAGACTCAGGAGTGGGCGGTTTGACAGTTGTTCGTGAATTGATGCGGCAGCTTCCACATGAGGAAGTGATTTATATCGGTGATTCTGCACGTGCGCCTTATGGACCAAGACCAGCAGATCAGATTCGCGAGTATACATGGCAATTAGTGCAATTTCTCTTAACTAAAAATGTCAAAATGATTGTTCTTGCCTGCAATACAGCTACTGCTGTGGTTTGGGAAGAAATCAAAGAAAAATTGGATATTCCAGTTTTAGGAGTGATTTTACCAGGAGCTAGTGCGGCAATCAAAGCCTCTCAACATGGGAAGATTGGCATTATTGGAACGCCAATGACGATTCAATCAGATATTTATCGGCAAAAAATCGAACGTCTCTTACCGGAAGTGGAGGTGACAAGTCTTTCTTGTCCCAAGCTTGTCCCACTGGTAGAGTCTAACGAGCTGTCGTCTAGCATTACGAAAAAAGTGGTCTATGAGAGCTTGATGCCGTTAAAAGGCAAGGTAGATACTTTAGTGCTAGGCTGTACGCATTATCCTTTGCTAAAACCAGTCATTCAAAATGTAATGGGACCAACAGTGAAACTGATTGATAGTGGAGCAGAATGCGTGCGGGACATTTCTGTTTTGCTCAATTATTTTGAAATCAATCACAGCAGAGAAGGAGAATTTCCTCAACACCGCTTTTTTACCACAGCAAATGCGAAAAGTTTTGCTGAAATTGCAGAAACGTGGTTAAATAAAGAAATAAATGTGGAGCATGTGACCTTATGA
- the yidC gene encoding membrane protein insertase YidC, with amino-acid sequence MKKLNRILFSGLGLSMLLLLSGCVQVKDGKPVGFVWDIIGRPMSLAIQYFANNMGLGFGVAIIIVTLIVRLIILPLGLYQSWKSTYQSEKMNYLKPIFEPIQERMKNAETQEEKLAAQQALMAAQKENGVNMLGGIGCLPLLIQLPFFSALYFSAQYTEGVAKSVFLGIPLGKASILLTIIVGILYFIQSALTLVGVDEVQKEQMKKMMYMSPLMIVIFSFTAPAGVTLYWVVGGFIMIIQQLIINHYIRPQLRKRVAEEYKNNPPKAIKNSGRKKDVTPQAQAVIENRKQNKKKNRNAGKQRSR; translated from the coding sequence GTGAAAAAATTAAATCGTATTTTATTCTCAGGGTTGGGACTGTCTATGCTTCTGCTACTCTCAGGATGTGTGCAAGTCAAAGACGGCAAGCCTGTTGGATTTGTCTGGGATATTATTGGAAGACCGATGAGTCTGGCTATTCAGTATTTTGCTAATAACATGGGGCTAGGCTTTGGCGTCGCCATCATCATTGTTACTTTGATTGTGCGCTTGATTATCCTTCCGCTTGGACTTTATCAGTCTTGGAAATCAACTTACCAATCAGAAAAGATGAATTATTTGAAGCCTATTTTTGAACCTATCCAAGAACGCATGAAGAATGCGGAAACACAAGAAGAAAAACTGGCTGCTCAGCAAGCACTCATGGCTGCCCAAAAAGAAAATGGTGTCAATATGCTTGGTGGGATTGGATGTCTTCCCCTCCTGATTCAATTGCCATTTTTCTCTGCCCTTTACTTTTCTGCTCAATATACTGAAGGAGTAGCTAAGAGTGTATTCCTAGGAATTCCACTCGGAAAAGCCAGCATTCTTCTCACCATTATCGTCGGAATTCTGTATTTCATTCAATCTGCTTTGACCCTTGTCGGCGTTGATGAGGTTCAAAAAGAGCAAATGAAGAAAATGATGTACATGAGCCCGCTCATGATTGTCATCTTCTCGTTCACAGCTCCAGCAGGTGTAACACTTTATTGGGTAGTCGGTGGTTTCATCATGATTATCCAACAATTGATTATCAATCATTACATCCGTCCTCAGCTCAGAAAACGCGTAGCTGAAGAATACAAAAATAATCCACCTAAAGCCATTAAAAATTCTGGTCGTAAAAAAGATGTGACACCTCAAGCACAGGCCGTTATTGAAAATAGAAAACAAAATAAAAAGAAAAATCGTAACGCTGGAAAACAACGTTCAAGATAA
- a CDS encoding nucleoside-triphosphate diphosphatase: MSSKIYEYKDTQDWYVGEWSSRGGTFHFKDVDSEELSRMEEELCQLVVEGQAFSVTVMQYSSMMSFVQFVLQMINENQNSQFQAQFHKDAILITEKGQLVLVHLPKNGIQLNDFFSQKNLSGLTVGDTILVATRNEGKTAEFRKIFEKLGYKIENLNDYPDLPEVAETGMTFEENARLKAETISKLTGKMVLADDSGLKVNALGGLPGVWSARFAGNDATDLENNAKLLHELAMVFDLKDRSAQFHTTLVVASPDKESLVVEADWPGYINFEPKGENGFGYDPLFLVGETGKTSAELTMEEKNAQSHRAQAVQKLVEVFPAWQNKPSS, translated from the coding sequence ATGAGTAGCAAAATTTATGAGTATAAAGATACCCAAGATTGGTATGTTGGAGAATGGTCTTCTCGTGGCGGAACTTTCCATTTTAAGGATGTTGATTCGGAAGAACTCAGTCGTATGGAAGAAGAGCTCTGTCAATTAGTAGTTGAAGGTCAAGCATTTTCTGTTACGGTTATGCAATATAGCTCAATGATGTCGTTTGTCCAATTCGTCTTGCAAATGATCAATGAGAATCAAAATTCACAGTTTCAGGCGCAATTTCATAAAGATGCTATTCTGATTACGGAAAAGGGACAGTTAGTTTTAGTGCATTTGCCTAAAAATGGGATTCAGCTGAATGATTTCTTTTCTCAGAAAAACTTGTCAGGTTTGACAGTCGGAGATACGATTTTAGTCGCTACTCGCAATGAAGGAAAAACTGCTGAATTTCGTAAAATATTTGAAAAATTAGGCTACAAAATTGAAAACCTAAATGACTACCCTGATTTGCCAGAGGTAGCAGAAACTGGGATGACTTTTGAAGAAAATGCTCGTTTGAAAGCAGAGACCATTTCTAAGCTGACTGGCAAAATGGTATTGGCGGATGACTCAGGCTTAAAAGTGAATGCACTAGGTGGTCTTCCTGGAGTTTGGTCTGCTCGCTTTGCTGGAAATGATGCAACAGACTTAGAAAACAATGCAAAATTGCTACATGAATTGGCAATGGTTTTCGACTTGAAAGACCGCTCTGCACAGTTTCATACAACTCTTGTGGTGGCAAGTCCTGACAAAGAAAGTCTGGTCGTAGAGGCTGATTGGCCGGGCTATATCAATTTTGAGCCGAAAGGTGAAAATGGATTTGGCTATGATCCTTTATTTTTAGTAGGTGAAACAGGCAAAACATCTGCAGAATTAACAATGGAAGAAAAAAACGCTCAATCACATCGAGCTCAAGCAGTTCAAAAATTAGTGGAGGTATTTCCAGCATGGCAAAACAAACCATCATCGTAA
- the cbpB gene encoding cyclic-di-AMP-binding protein CbpB encodes MIAKEFENFLLQQEDTFLTPAENLAVLIDTHNADHAILLLSQMTYSRVPVVTDQKKFVGTISLTDILSYQMQHEIPDEEFMTTDIVHMAKKDDLTVGPDFTLTEVLHKLVDESFLPVVDRDNTFQGIITRKSILKAVNALLHSFANEYEIHPK; translated from the coding sequence ATGATTGCCAAAGAATTTGAAAATTTTCTCTTACAGCAAGAAGATACTTTTTTAACACCGGCAGAAAACTTGGCTGTTTTAATTGATACTCACAATGCTGATCATGCTATTTTGTTGTTAAGTCAGATGACCTACTCACGAGTACCCGTGGTGACAGATCAGAAAAAGTTTGTTGGCACCATTTCGCTAACAGATATCTTGTCTTATCAGATGCAGCACGAAATTCCTGATGAGGAATTTATGACAACAGATATTGTGCACATGGCGAAAAAAGATGACCTGACAGTCGGTCCAGATTTTACATTGACAGAAGTGCTGCATAAGTTAGTAGATGAGTCATTCTTGCCAGTTGTTGATCGGGACAATACATTTCAAGGAATTATTACACGCAAATCTATCTTAAAAGCGGTCAATGCCCTTTTGCATAGTTTTGCGAATGAATACGAGATTCATCCAAAATGA
- a CDS encoding metallophosphoesterase: MAKQTIIVMSDSHGDRAIVEEIKARYLGKVDAIFHNGDSELPSDDEVWQGIYVVAGNMDFYDGYPDRLVTDLNGTIIAQTHGHLQQINFGFQKLDLWAQEVNADICLYGHLHIPDAWMEGKTLFLNPGSISQPRGVINERLYAKVEISDDAFQVDYYTRQHELYSRLSKEFTR; this comes from the coding sequence ATGGCAAAACAAACCATCATCGTAATGAGTGATTCTCATGGCGATCGAGCTATTGTAGAAGAGATAAAGGCACGTTATCTTGGGAAAGTAGATGCTATTTTTCATAATGGTGATTCTGAATTGCCAAGTGATGATGAAGTATGGCAAGGGATTTACGTTGTAGCTGGGAACATGGATTTCTATGATGGTTATCCAGATCGCTTAGTGACAGACTTAAACGGCACCATTATTGCGCAAACTCACGGACATCTTCAACAGATCAATTTTGGTTTTCAAAAATTGGACCTCTGGGCACAAGAGGTAAATGCAGATATTTGTTTGTATGGGCATCTACATATTCCAGATGCGTGGATGGAAGGAAAAACGCTCTTTTTAAATCCAGGCTCTATCAGCCAACCGCGCGGTGTTATCAATGAGCGACTGTATGCTAAGGTAGAGATTAGTGATGATGCATTTCAAGTGGACTATTATACGCGTCAACACGAACTGTATTCTCGCCTATCAAAGGAGTTTACTCGATGA
- a CDS encoding TrmH family RNA methyltransferase → MNIITSKANNVVKNTKKLLQKKYRKDSYLIEGWHLFEEAVKAQAKIRNIFVLEEFVDRVRDFPQVYVVTAEILADLADSKTPQGIVAELAFEEATIPSVLKGKYLFLEDVQDPGNVGTIIRTADAAGYDGVFISQHSADIYNLKTLRSMQGSHFHLPIYRVKTADFLDLAKQVQFPILATTLSKDSMDYRELAPLSDFALVLGNEGQGISSEMAEAADYLIHISMKGRAESLNVAVAAGILIFALS, encoded by the coding sequence ATGAATATTATAACTTCAAAAGCTAATAATGTGGTAAAAAATACTAAAAAATTACTTCAAAAAAAATATCGGAAGGACTCGTACTTAATTGAGGGTTGGCATTTATTTGAAGAAGCAGTCAAGGCACAAGCTAAAATTAGGAATATCTTTGTTTTAGAAGAATTTGTCGACAGAGTGCGGGATTTTCCTCAAGTTTATGTAGTGACGGCAGAAATTTTGGCGGATTTAGCGGATTCGAAAACACCGCAGGGCATTGTAGCAGAGCTTGCTTTTGAGGAAGCGACGATTCCTTCAGTTCTCAAAGGGAAATATCTCTTTTTAGAAGATGTGCAGGATCCGGGGAATGTGGGCACGATTATCCGAACAGCTGATGCGGCTGGTTATGACGGGGTGTTTATTTCGCAGCATTCAGCAGATATTTACAATCTGAAAACTCTGCGTTCCATGCAAGGCAGTCATTTTCATTTGCCTATTTATCGAGTAAAAACAGCAGATTTTCTTGACCTTGCTAAACAAGTACAATTTCCGATATTGGCAACGACACTTTCAAAAGATTCGATGGATTATCGGGAGTTAGCACCACTGTCGGATTTTGCTCTTGTGTTGGGAAATGAAGGTCAGGGGATTAGTTCTGAAATGGCAGAAGCAGCTGATTACCTCATTCATATTTCGATGAAAGGACGAGCTGAGAGTTTAAATGTCGCCGTGGCAGCAGGTATTCTCATCTTTGCTTTAAGCTAA
- a CDS encoding YneF family protein has protein sequence MNLLLAILLIIVAFFGGMLAGMYLVRKQIEKEFADNPRLNIDAVRTMLSANGQKPNEAKVQQVYRQIKNQQKAALENAKKKK, from the coding sequence ATGAATTTACTATTAGCTATTTTGTTGATTATTGTGGCTTTTTTTGGTGGCATGCTCGCTGGAATGTATCTAGTTCGCAAACAAATTGAAAAAGAATTTGCAGACAATCCACGTTTGAATATTGATGCGGTTCGTACAATGCTATCTGCAAATGGACAAAAACCAAATGAAGCAAAGGTACAACAAGTGTATCGTCAAATTAAAAATCAACAAAAAGCAGCACTTGAAAATGCTAAAAAGAAAAAATAA
- a CDS encoding acylphosphatase, whose protein sequence is MQKVRMIAQGRVQGVGFRWGVYTLATEIGGITGRVWNNEDGTVEILAQAENSALMAKFIQEIRKGPTPFSKVSYLDVTMANFESYSDFKIAN, encoded by the coding sequence ATGCAAAAAGTAAGAATGATTGCGCAAGGTCGCGTACAAGGGGTCGGATTCCGTTGGGGTGTTTACACACTTGCCACAGAAATCGGCGGTATCACCGGGCGTGTCTGGAATAATGAAGACGGAACCGTAGAGATTTTAGCACAAGCAGAAAATTCTGCCCTCATGGCAAAATTCATCCAAGAAATCCGCAAAGGACCAACGCCATTTTCAAAAGTTAGCTATTTAGATGTCACAATGGCTAATTTTGAATCCTATTCAGATTTTAAAATTGCAAATTAG
- a CDS encoding Bax inhibitor-1/YccA family protein has translation MNNTVIQENSGINSFYAKVYSLVGMGIGISALVSALMLTIFQDVIYSVIMANSWIFYLAIFAELVLVWVASGMSAKNNPAALPTFLVYSALNGFTISLVLALYTQATVLAAFITSSAMFFAMALIGKFTKKDLSGLGRAFIAGLIGVIIASLVNIFLRSSGLDFIISIISVIIFSGLIAWDNQRIRYVYEQSGGNVAAGWAVSLALSLYLDFINLFLSILRIFGRDN, from the coding sequence ATGAACAATACAGTTATTCAAGAAAATAGTGGTATCAATAGTTTTTACGCTAAAGTTTATTCATTAGTCGGTATGGGGATTGGCATTTCTGCCCTTGTCTCGGCTTTGATGTTAACAATATTTCAAGATGTGATTTATTCAGTAATAATGGCGAATAGTTGGATTTTTTACTTAGCTATTTTTGCTGAGTTGGTTCTTGTCTGGGTAGCTTCAGGAATGTCTGCCAAAAACAATCCAGCCGCATTGCCAACTTTTCTAGTTTATTCGGCTTTAAATGGCTTTACGATTAGTTTAGTGTTGGCTCTTTACACACAAGCAACGGTTTTAGCAGCCTTCATTACTTCTTCAGCGATGTTTTTTGCTATGGCATTGATTGGGAAATTTACCAAAAAAGATCTTTCTGGTCTGGGCAGAGCCTTTATTGCAGGTCTGATTGGAGTTATCATCGCTAGTTTGGTGAATATTTTCCTTAGAAGTTCTGGACTAGATTTCATTATTAGCATTATTAGTGTGATTATCTTCTCTGGATTGATTGCTTGGGATAATCAACGAATCCGCTATGTCTATGAGCAATCGGGAGGAAATGTAGCAGCTGGTTGGGCAGTTTCACTCGCCTTAAGCCTTTACCTTGATTTTATCAATCTGTTCCTCAGCATTCTTCGTATTTTTGGAAGAGATAATTAA